CTGAGCTCCCACGGCGGGATTTCTGCGTTCTGTTCGCCACGAGTCTTCCGGCTCCTATCCGGTTGCTGGTGGGCTATGGGGGAGCATCGAGTACGGCAGATCTCCGATTTGCGGCGTGTTAACCGGTTCGGCGGATTAAGACCGAAATGACCCGTTTACGTGGGATACCGTGCTCACCGTTACGTCGCGCGAATGGATACTGCTAGGCCATCACTCGTAGATGCAGGTCTTCTTCCGGCTCGTGAGCTGCGTTCCTAAAGCGCCGAAAGCCAGACCGACCTCGACGCAATGAGAGGCCGAGATGCCTCCACATTCCGAATAGCAAACTTGGTCGCGACGTCGCAGGTCATTCATATGTCAAAGGAGAAGCCACGCTTCGGCGGTAATCCGCCGGGGCAATTCCCGTCGCCTTCCGGAACGCCGTGGCGAACGCGCTACGACTGCTGAAGCCTACCGCCCGACCGATTTCCGTCATCGAGCCCGCTCGTTTTTCCAGCAGCAACTTGGCGTGCTCAACACGATGCTTAGTTTGGTACCGATGTGGCGGCATTCCGAGAGATTGCTTGAATACCCTGCAGAAATGATATGGGCTCAGACGAACGAGCTGCGCCAACGTGCCAATCGGTATCCGCTCATTGAGATGTTCCTGGATATAGGCGCTGACGAGTCGTTGCTGCCACGGTGCAAGGCCGCCTTGGAGTTGAGGTTGAATGCTGGGCGTCCCGCAAGTGAAACGCACGATTTCATGTATGAGCAGAGTACCGAGACTCCCGAAGTACATCGGGTCTCCTGCACGGCTCTCGACGAACGTCTTCAGCTTGAGCGCGGTGTGCCAGAGCGTTTCGTCTTCAAATAGTATACGTGGAGCGTTCGGTAGGTCGGTGATGCCACGCCTAGAAAGAGCCTTCAGGTTCTCAGGTTCGAAGTAGAAGTACATGAGCCG
This genomic interval from Bradyrhizobium sp. CB82 contains the following:
- a CDS encoding helix-turn-helix domain-containing protein; translated protein: MADVIHPVVEISPSDTVARFKVNGHGMTAESLRFTGRGRIQNHFRAAVHMLVMYEKGERSEGETFVEGLPRSALRNLERKLTFVPAGHKFHDWHELRGSQMRLMYFYFEPENLKALSRRGITDLPNAPRILFEDETLWHTALKLKTFVESRAGDPMYFGSLGTLLIHEIVRFTCGTPSIQPQLQGGLAPWQQRLVSAYIQEHLNERIPIGTLAQLVRLSPYHFCRVFKQSLGMPPHRYQTKHRVEHAKLLLEKRAGSMTEIGRAVGFSSRSAFATAFRKATGIAPADYRRSVASPLTYE